Proteins co-encoded in one Rhopalosiphum maidis isolate BTI-1 chromosome 2, ASM367621v3, whole genome shotgun sequence genomic window:
- the LOC113551273 gene encoding uncharacterized protein LOC113551273 isoform X3 — MYPTPWTTSVPPPTSTKPIVNSYENNMQTYSFFGANTMQNISMNQPLQPNAIDPAMVQKWQEWKRWEVWQQQFQQWQQQTGQISSATTQPVPPPMPPSQSLPLSQPPPIAFQNQHYSYHQPGPPLPLSNQSLQVINTINNEVGMKRGLEPEFQSEKKIKIDIGNNKKEIELSDETEALFEEQFKSWEEQFLKWKEQNKNHPDKVQYLEYEKKWINWRDHLKQKCEVLKKKRELKLVEKKKEAIQVEENKLLPQQRLGYNPTMSNVSNLTNEPPPGPPPPLHQSHNNLTTSSKSENQIPGLDLASNNENSSKGFLNVSRILPQNQIRPIQTPDDKPFNFPKSIINLSTLNSHPINISHDKMNQPPISMYQNSSNWSKYNNPGAYHNQLPPDVDNSSISSFSQQTDVDSRLSYDGDKPNSNYNSSQNSSSINYRRPLLEGSYNKLSSETSSLCNKLPDDQSYNRNFNSSSSNFHGYNQGNVSDFNNFSRLPEKSNTPYQQSKPCLNTTPSKPPSLLSLNLVKPISLDDTGNFSETKNDAPDRYERNWNIADEEDDPENEYMEAHKKFSSESFDDQNEDEQFSNKQHKNMYNENHYSREQSDTRHFNDDYLRQSRESQIMRNTENKYVLSNSQFSRNINQNYSQEMPTLKNNEDDYFKTQINTRNTDQRFSMGTSLSNNNIEEYSNKPIIDENNFISQKGNYELTKSGPPPRENYESSQDRPLSRGNFDSFRGRPSSRGNYDSFRGGPPSRGNYNSSRGAPFSRGNFNSFRDGSLSRGHFGNNTNKPNIEWDDNYTKSEEPIKDLIVPLPTTKQLYEEAQPIDPVKIFDYRHLPTLKVIPGLSMETVVPIRIYDYKHGGKRILPWQDRGYSRRNSNRTRDLIEQEDSIQDHTDDDLNKNKETLVMNPTVSVNDISSDKVESNVDNKKDEIIEETSITRDTTTILDDEKDKEKERQPNIEIIDKCASSPPKVSQVNEIEKSSNRQLLTIETLLCPPGRFNRPSKIVIILRGLPGSGKSHVAKLIKEKELAMGGQAPRILSLDDYFMTEVTKIEIDPETNKKVERKVMEYEHDSANENLYRTSFIKAFKKKILENYFSFYIIDAINNKVSYYKEIIEISRMNGFTVYIIELESDIDLCIKHNIHNRTAHDINSIMRSWVKTPSDQILLDIRSLLSPSENEMEMEDVSDIEMEVDKGDEAIDDRSSEENRNIEFEEEFFVLFQKKIIEKYLGPDEFKACRWVNKIILTDFRTSPAQ, encoded by the exons atgtatccaACGCCATGGACTACTTCAGTTCCACCGCCTACATCTACTAAGCCTATAGTTAACAGTTATGAAAACAATATGCAgacttattcattttttggtGCAAATACTATGCAAAATATTTCT ATGAATCAACCACTTCAACCAAATGCAATAGATCCTGCT atgGTGCAAAAATGGCAAGAATGGAAAAGATGGGAGGTATGGCAACAACAATTTCAACAATGGCAACAACag ACTGGACAAATTTCTTCAGCAACTACACAACCAGTGCCTCCTCCAATGCCTCCAAGTCAATCATTACCACTGTCACAACCCCCTCCAATTGCATTTCAAAATCAACACTATTCTTATCATCAACCAGGACCACCCTTACCACTATCTAATCAATCTCTACAAGTAATC aacacaataaataatgaagttGGAATGAAACGAGGATTAGAACCTGAATttcaaagtgaaaaaaaaataaaaattgatataggcaacaataaaaaagaaattgaatTAAGTGATGAAACTGAGGCTTTATTTGAGGAACAGTTTAAATCATGGGAAGAACAATTTCTTAAGTGgaaagaacaaaataaaaaccatccagataaa GTTCAGTATTTagagtatgaaaaaaaatggataaatTGGCGTGATCATTTAAAACAGAAGTgtgaagtattaaaaaaaaagagggAACTAAAATTAGTTGAAAAGAAG aaaGAAGCTATTCAAGtggaagaaaataaattactacccCAGCAAAGATTAGGTTACAATCCCACGATGTCaaatgtttcaaatttaaCTAATGAACCACCTCCAGGACCACCACCTCCATTACATCaatca cataataatttaacaacatcATCAAAATCTGAAAATCAAATACCTGGATTGGATTTAGCtagtaataatgaaaattcatCAAAGGGATTTCTAAATGTATCAAGAATTCTTCCACAAAATCAAATTAGACCAATTCAAACACCAGATGACAAGCCatttaattttccaaaaagtattataaacctTTCAACATTAAACTCACATCCAATTAATATATCTCATGACAAAATGAATCAACCACCTATATCTATGTACCAAAATTCTTCTAATtggtcaaaatataataatcctgGAGCATATCATAATCAATTACCACCAGATGTTGATAACAGCTCAATATCTAGCTTTAGTCAACAAACTGATGTTGATTCTCGACTATCATATGATGGAGATAAgcctaattcaaattataacagTTCACAAAATTCAtctagtattaattatagaagACCATTATTGGAAGGATCCTATAATAAACTATCAAGCGAAACTAGTTCACTGTGTAATAAACTCCCCGATGATCAATCATATAacagaaattttaattcatcatCAAGTAACTTCCACGGTTATAACCAAGGAAATGTCTCCGACTTTAACAATTTCAGCAGATTACCAGAAAAATCTAACACTCCTTATCAACAATCAAAACCATGTTTGAACACAACACCTTCAAAGCCACCTTCTTTGTTGAGCCTGAACTTAGTTAAACCCATTTCATTAG atgacACAGGAAACTTTTCGGAAACTAAGAATGATGCACCAGatag ATATGAAAGAAACTGGAATATTGCTGACGAAGAAGATGATCCAGAAAATGAATATATGGAGgcacataaaaaatttagttcaGAATCATTTGATGATCAAAATGAAGACGAACagttttcaaataaacaacacaaaaatatgtataatgaaaatCATTATTCTAGAGAACAATCAGATACAAGACATTTTAATGATGATTACTTACGTCAATCAAGAGAATCTCAAATCATGAgaaatactgaaaataaatatgtccTATCAAATTCCCAATTTTCTAggaatattaatcaaaattattctcaAGAAATgccaacattaaaaaataatgaagatgATTActttaaaactcaaattaaTACAAGAAATACAGATCAAAGATTTTCCATGGGAACATcactttcaaataataatattgaagagtattcaaataaacccattattgatgaaaataattttatttcgcaAAAAGGTAATTATGAACTAACTAAAAGTGGGCCACCTCCAAGAGAAAATTATGAATCATCTCAAGATAGGCCTCTCTCAAGAGGAAATTTTGACTCCTTCAGAGGTAGGCCATCCTCAAGAGGAAATTATGACTCATTTAGAGGTGGGCCACCTTCAAGaggtaattataattcttCTAGAGGGGCACCCTTCTCAAGgggaaattttaattcattcagAGATGGATCACTTTCAAGAGGACATTTCGGTAACAATACCAATAAACCCAATATAGAATGGGATGACAACTATACTAAAAGTGAAGAACCAATTAAAGATTTAATAGTTCCACTTCCTACTACAAAACAACTATATGAAGAAGCACAGCCAATCGAtccagttaaaatatttgattatcgtCATTTACCTACATTAAAAGTAATTCCAG GGTTATCAATGGAAACTGTGGTTCCCATtagaatttatgattataaacatGGAGGTAAACGCATACTACCATGGCAAGATAGAG gtTATAGCAGAAGAAATTCAAATCGTACAAGGGATTTAATTGAACAAGAag attCTATCCAAGATCATACTGatgatgatttaaataaaaataaagaaacattAGTTATGAACCCAACAGTGAGCGTAAATG atatttcttCAGATAAAGTGGAAtcaaatgttgataataaaaaagatgAAATTATTGAAGAAACATCTATTACAAGAGATACTACAACAATTTTGGATGATGAGAAGGATAAGGAAAAAGAACGGCAGcctaatattgaaattattgataaatgtgCGTCATCTCCACCTAAAGTGTCTCAGGTCAATGAAATAGAAAAATCATCTAATCGACAGTTATTAACCATTGAGACATTATTATGTCCACCTGGTCGATTTAATAGACCatctaaaatagttataatactaaGAGGTTTACCCGGCTCAGGAAAATCACACGTTGCAAAACTAATCAAA gAGAAAGAACTAGCAATGGGAGGTCAAGCTCCtagaatattatcattagaCGATTATTTCATGACAGAAgtaacaaaaattgaaattgatcCAGAAACCAACAAAAAAGTAGAAAGAaag gtTATGGAATATGAACATGATTCTGCCAATGAAAATTTATACCGAACGTCCTTtataaaagcatttaaaaaaaaaattttggaaaattatttttcattttatattattgatgccattaataataaagtgtcatattataaagaaataatagaGATTTCCCGAATGAATGGGTTTACT gtctatattattgaattagaaTCTGATATTGATTTGtgtatcaaacataatattcataatagaaCAGCTCatgatattaatagtataatgagATCTTGGGTTAAAACACCTTCTGATCAAATACTGTTGGATATAAGGTCATTACTTTCACCTTCAGAAAACGag atggAAATGGAAGATGTCTCAGATATTGAAATGGAAGTGGATAAAGGCGATGAGGCCATTGACGACAGAAGTTCTGAAGAGAatagaaatattgaatttgaagAAGAG
- the LOC113551273 gene encoding uncharacterized protein LOC113551273 isoform X4 gives MYPTPWTTSVPPPTSTKPIVNSYENNMQTYSFFGANTMQNISMNQPLQPNAIDPAMVQKWQEWKRWEVWQQQFQQWQQQTGQISSATTQPVPPPMPPSQSLPLSQPPPIAFQNQHYSYHQPGPPLPLSNQSLQVINTINNEVGMKRGLEPEFQSEKKIKIDIGNNKKEIELSDETEALFEEQFKSWEEQFLKWKEQNKNHPDKVQYLEYEKKWINWRDHLKQKCEVLKKKRELKLVEKKKEAIQVEENKLLPQQRLGYNPTMSNVSNLTNEPPPGPPPPLHQSHNNLTTSSKSENQIPGLDLASNNENSSKGFLNVSRILPQNQIRPIQTPDDKPFNFPKSIINLSTLNSHPINISHDKMNQPPISMYQNSSNWSKYNNPGAYHNQLPPDVDNSSISSFSQQTDVDSRLSYDGDKPNSNYNSSQNSSSINYRRPLLEGSYNKLSSETSSLCNKLPDDQSYNRNFNSSSSNFHGYNQGNVSDFNNFSRLPEKSNTPYQQSKPCLNTTPSKPPSLLSLNLVKPISLDDTGNFSETKNDAPDRYERNWNIADEEDDPENEYMEAHKKFSSESFDDQNEDEQFSNKQHKNMYNENHYSREQSDTRHFNDDYLRQSRESQIMRNTENKYVLSNSQFSRNINQNYSQEMPTLKNNEDDYFKTQINTRNTDQRFSMGTSLSNNNIEEYSNKPIIDENNFISQKGNYELTKSGPPPRENYESSQDRPLSRGNFDSFRGRPSSRGNYDSFRGGPPSRGNYNSSRGAPFSRGNFNSFRDGSLSRGHFGNNTNKPNIEWDDNYTKSEEPIKDLIVPLPTTKQLYEEAQPIDPVKIFDYRHLPTLKVIPGLSMETVVPIRIYDYKHGGKRILPWQDRGYSRRNSNRTRDLIEQEDSIQDHTDDDLNKNKETLVMNPTVSVNDISSDKVESNVDNKKDEIIEETSITRDTTTILDDEKDKEKERQPNIEIIDKCASSPPKVSQVNEIEKSSNRQLLTIETLLCPPGRFNRPSKIVIILRGLPGSGKSHVAKLIKEKELAMGGQAPRILSLDDYFMTEVTKIEIDPETNKKVERKVMEYEHDSANENLYRTSFIKAFKKKILENYFSFYIIDAINNKVSYYKEIIEISRMNGFTVYIIELESDIDLCIKHNIHNRTAHDINSIMRSWVKTPSDQILLDIRSLLSPSENEMEMEDVSDIEMEVDKGDEAIDDRSSEENRNIEFEEEKKIIEKYLGPDEFKACRWVNKIILTDFRTSPAQ, from the exons atgtatccaACGCCATGGACTACTTCAGTTCCACCGCCTACATCTACTAAGCCTATAGTTAACAGTTATGAAAACAATATGCAgacttattcattttttggtGCAAATACTATGCAAAATATTTCT ATGAATCAACCACTTCAACCAAATGCAATAGATCCTGCT atgGTGCAAAAATGGCAAGAATGGAAAAGATGGGAGGTATGGCAACAACAATTTCAACAATGGCAACAACag ACTGGACAAATTTCTTCAGCAACTACACAACCAGTGCCTCCTCCAATGCCTCCAAGTCAATCATTACCACTGTCACAACCCCCTCCAATTGCATTTCAAAATCAACACTATTCTTATCATCAACCAGGACCACCCTTACCACTATCTAATCAATCTCTACAAGTAATC aacacaataaataatgaagttGGAATGAAACGAGGATTAGAACCTGAATttcaaagtgaaaaaaaaataaaaattgatataggcaacaataaaaaagaaattgaatTAAGTGATGAAACTGAGGCTTTATTTGAGGAACAGTTTAAATCATGGGAAGAACAATTTCTTAAGTGgaaagaacaaaataaaaaccatccagataaa GTTCAGTATTTagagtatgaaaaaaaatggataaatTGGCGTGATCATTTAAAACAGAAGTgtgaagtattaaaaaaaaagagggAACTAAAATTAGTTGAAAAGAAG aaaGAAGCTATTCAAGtggaagaaaataaattactacccCAGCAAAGATTAGGTTACAATCCCACGATGTCaaatgtttcaaatttaaCTAATGAACCACCTCCAGGACCACCACCTCCATTACATCaatca cataataatttaacaacatcATCAAAATCTGAAAATCAAATACCTGGATTGGATTTAGCtagtaataatgaaaattcatCAAAGGGATTTCTAAATGTATCAAGAATTCTTCCACAAAATCAAATTAGACCAATTCAAACACCAGATGACAAGCCatttaattttccaaaaagtattataaacctTTCAACATTAAACTCACATCCAATTAATATATCTCATGACAAAATGAATCAACCACCTATATCTATGTACCAAAATTCTTCTAATtggtcaaaatataataatcctgGAGCATATCATAATCAATTACCACCAGATGTTGATAACAGCTCAATATCTAGCTTTAGTCAACAAACTGATGTTGATTCTCGACTATCATATGATGGAGATAAgcctaattcaaattataacagTTCACAAAATTCAtctagtattaattatagaagACCATTATTGGAAGGATCCTATAATAAACTATCAAGCGAAACTAGTTCACTGTGTAATAAACTCCCCGATGATCAATCATATAacagaaattttaattcatcatCAAGTAACTTCCACGGTTATAACCAAGGAAATGTCTCCGACTTTAACAATTTCAGCAGATTACCAGAAAAATCTAACACTCCTTATCAACAATCAAAACCATGTTTGAACACAACACCTTCAAAGCCACCTTCTTTGTTGAGCCTGAACTTAGTTAAACCCATTTCATTAG atgacACAGGAAACTTTTCGGAAACTAAGAATGATGCACCAGatag ATATGAAAGAAACTGGAATATTGCTGACGAAGAAGATGATCCAGAAAATGAATATATGGAGgcacataaaaaatttagttcaGAATCATTTGATGATCAAAATGAAGACGAACagttttcaaataaacaacacaaaaatatgtataatgaaaatCATTATTCTAGAGAACAATCAGATACAAGACATTTTAATGATGATTACTTACGTCAATCAAGAGAATCTCAAATCATGAgaaatactgaaaataaatatgtccTATCAAATTCCCAATTTTCTAggaatattaatcaaaattattctcaAGAAATgccaacattaaaaaataatgaagatgATTActttaaaactcaaattaaTACAAGAAATACAGATCAAAGATTTTCCATGGGAACATcactttcaaataataatattgaagagtattcaaataaacccattattgatgaaaataattttatttcgcaAAAAGGTAATTATGAACTAACTAAAAGTGGGCCACCTCCAAGAGAAAATTATGAATCATCTCAAGATAGGCCTCTCTCAAGAGGAAATTTTGACTCCTTCAGAGGTAGGCCATCCTCAAGAGGAAATTATGACTCATTTAGAGGTGGGCCACCTTCAAGaggtaattataattcttCTAGAGGGGCACCCTTCTCAAGgggaaattttaattcattcagAGATGGATCACTTTCAAGAGGACATTTCGGTAACAATACCAATAAACCCAATATAGAATGGGATGACAACTATACTAAAAGTGAAGAACCAATTAAAGATTTAATAGTTCCACTTCCTACTACAAAACAACTATATGAAGAAGCACAGCCAATCGAtccagttaaaatatttgattatcgtCATTTACCTACATTAAAAGTAATTCCAG GGTTATCAATGGAAACTGTGGTTCCCATtagaatttatgattataaacatGGAGGTAAACGCATACTACCATGGCAAGATAGAG gtTATAGCAGAAGAAATTCAAATCGTACAAGGGATTTAATTGAACAAGAag attCTATCCAAGATCATACTGatgatgatttaaataaaaataaagaaacattAGTTATGAACCCAACAGTGAGCGTAAATG atatttcttCAGATAAAGTGGAAtcaaatgttgataataaaaaagatgAAATTATTGAAGAAACATCTATTACAAGAGATACTACAACAATTTTGGATGATGAGAAGGATAAGGAAAAAGAACGGCAGcctaatattgaaattattgataaatgtgCGTCATCTCCACCTAAAGTGTCTCAGGTCAATGAAATAGAAAAATCATCTAATCGACAGTTATTAACCATTGAGACATTATTATGTCCACCTGGTCGATTTAATAGACCatctaaaatagttataatactaaGAGGTTTACCCGGCTCAGGAAAATCACACGTTGCAAAACTAATCAAA gAGAAAGAACTAGCAATGGGAGGTCAAGCTCCtagaatattatcattagaCGATTATTTCATGACAGAAgtaacaaaaattgaaattgatcCAGAAACCAACAAAAAAGTAGAAAGAaag gtTATGGAATATGAACATGATTCTGCCAATGAAAATTTATACCGAACGTCCTTtataaaagcatttaaaaaaaaaattttggaaaattatttttcattttatattattgatgccattaataataaagtgtcatattataaagaaataatagaGATTTCCCGAATGAATGGGTTTACT gtctatattattgaattagaaTCTGATATTGATTTGtgtatcaaacataatattcataatagaaCAGCTCatgatattaatagtataatgagATCTTGGGTTAAAACACCTTCTGATCAAATACTGTTGGATATAAGGTCATTACTTTCACCTTCAGAAAACGag atggAAATGGAAGATGTCTCAGATATTGAAATGGAAGTGGATAAAGGCGATGAGGCCATTGACGACAGAAGTTCTGAAGAGAatagaaatattgaatttgaagAAGAG